In one Bacillus thuringiensis genomic region, the following are encoded:
- a CDS encoding glycerophosphodiester phosphodiesterase gives MKKIYLVTIICAFIVISIFVFQKTNEYKYNKAINQSNHIKNIAHRGASAYAPEHTIAAYQLGQQMNGDYIEIDLQMTKDGHLVAMHDETLNRTTNGTGLVKEHTLEEIKQLNAGSFFNGKYPNLAKKEFENVKVPTLTEILETFGHNANYYIETKSPDEYPGMEEKLLEIINHYEIHDKVIIQSFSEESLQKIHSLNSNISIVQLLPYKKVVQLTKLEIEKYKMYCIGLGMNYKYIDSDYVKKIKKSGLEVHPFTVDNENDMKKLLAWGVDGMFTNYPDHLHSILDLKNHE, from the coding sequence ATGAAAAAGATATATCTCGTTACAATAATTTGTGCCTTTATAGTAATAAGTATCTTTGTTTTTCAGAAAACAAATGAATATAAGTATAATAAGGCTATTAACCAATCAAATCATATAAAAAATATCGCACATAGAGGCGCTTCTGCGTATGCACCTGAACATACAATAGCAGCATATCAATTAGGACAACAAATGAATGGAGATTATATAGAAATTGATCTCCAAATGACAAAAGATGGACATTTAGTGGCTATGCATGATGAAACATTAAACCGTACAACGAATGGTACTGGGCTGGTGAAAGAGCATACATTAGAAGAAATAAAGCAACTAAATGCTGGCTCTTTTTTCAATGGAAAATATCCGAACTTAGCAAAGAAAGAATTTGAAAATGTTAAAGTCCCAACATTAACAGAAATTCTTGAAACGTTTGGGCATAACGCGAACTATTATATCGAAACAAAATCACCTGATGAATATCCAGGAATGGAAGAAAAATTATTAGAAATTATTAATCACTACGAAATACATGATAAAGTTATTATTCAATCGTTTAGTGAAGAAAGTCTACAAAAGATTCATAGCTTAAATAGTAATATATCCATAGTACAATTATTACCTTATAAAAAAGTAGTTCAATTAACAAAATTAGAGATAGAAAAGTATAAAATGTACTGCATAGGTCTTGGTATGAATTACAAATATATTGATTCAGATTATGTAAAGAAAATAAAGAAAAGCGGATTAGAAGTTCATCCATTTACAGTAGATAATGAAAATGATATGAAAAAGTTGCTTGCATGGGGAGTCGATGGAATGTTTACTAATTATCCAGATCATTTACATTCAATATTGGATTTGAAAAATCATGAATAA
- a CDS encoding SH3 domain-containing protein, with protein MKYHNRNVSNLNKLADNTKAAAFKWYQYCINNGIEVLIYETIRTVEQQREYVRKGASQTMRSYHLVGQALDFVPIQSNGTEDWNGYNKEPWASAIRYAKQIGFEWGGDWKGFVDSPHLQYNYKGYGTDTFGKGAQNVVTSPPSNDSVGVAYINGSNVNLRKGPGTGYGVIRQLGKGESYKVFGKSNGWLNLGGDQWIYNDPSYIRYTGGNVPTSSQSSNDGVGVVTIIADVLRVRTGPGTNYGIVKNVYQGEKYQSFGYKDGWYNVGGNQWVSGEYVTFIK; from the coding sequence TTGAAATACCACAATAGAAATGTAAGTAATCTGAATAAATTAGCGGATAATACGAAAGCTGCAGCTTTTAAGTGGTATCAGTACTGCATTAACAATGGTATTGAAGTGTTAATTTATGAAACAATCCGTACGGTCGAGCAACAACGTGAATATGTTCGTAAAGGAGCATCACAAACGATGCGCTCATATCACTTAGTAGGACAGGCATTAGATTTTGTTCCAATTCAGTCGAATGGTACAGAAGATTGGAATGGCTATAATAAAGAACCGTGGGCATCAGCAATTCGTTATGCTAAACAAATTGGCTTTGAATGGGGCGGTGACTGGAAAGGATTCGTGGATAGCCCGCATTTGCAATATAACTACAAAGGATATGGAACGGATACTTTTGGGAAAGGTGCTCAAAACGTAGTGACTTCTCCTCCATCGAATGATAGTGTAGGGGTTGCGTATATTAACGGTAGTAATGTAAATTTACGAAAAGGACCTGGTACTGGATACGGCGTTATTCGTCAATTAGGGAAAGGAGAGTCCTACAAAGTATTTGGAAAATCAAATGGCTGGTTAAATTTAGGTGGCGATCAGTGGATTTATAACGATCCATCATATATTCGTTATACGGGAGGAAATGTACCAACATCTTCACAATCATCAAACGATGGTGTAGGTGTAGTTACTATAATCGCTGATGTATTGCGTGTTCGTACCGGCCCAGGAACAAATTACGGCATTGTGAAAAACGTGTATCAAGGTGAAAAATATCAATCGTTTGGATATAAAGATGGTTGGTATAATGTTGGTGGAAATCAATGGGTTTCTGGTGAATATGTTACGTTTATAAAGTAA
- a CDS encoding DUF4269 domain-containing protein produces the protein MFTSITYLQSGNDKQQKIYDVLNNLNIMEDLALYNPVLCGTIPIRIDTPQSDLDIVMEVYNFDVFEQEMRSLYGSYGGFNIKKKKIKGTESIKVNFEFEGFEFELFAQPKPVRNQNAYRHMIVEHMLLMQHPHIREEVIHLKEQGLKTEPAFAQVLNIDGDPYEKLILLGQEMKLW, from the coding sequence ATGTTTACATCTATTACATATTTACAATCGGGCAATGACAAGCAACAAAAAATATATGATGTTTTGAATAACCTAAACATCATGGAGGATTTAGCTTTATATAATCCCGTTCTTTGTGGGACAATCCCGATAAGAATTGATACTCCTCAATCTGACTTAGATATTGTAATGGAAGTATATAACTTTGATGTTTTTGAGCAGGAAATGAGATCTTTATATGGTTCTTATGGAGGGTTCAACATTAAAAAGAAAAAAATTAAAGGTACTGAATCGATAAAGGTGAATTTTGAATTCGAAGGTTTTGAATTTGAATTATTTGCTCAACCTAAGCCAGTGCGTAATCAAAATGCATATAGACATATGATAGTGGAGCACATGTTATTAATGCAGCATCCCCATATAAGGGAAGAAGTTATTCACTTAAAGGAACAAGGTTTAAAAACAGAACCTGCATTTGCTCAAGTATTAAATATTGACGGAGATCCTTATGAAAAACTTATTTTATTAGGGCAGGAAATGAAATTGTGGTAA
- a CDS encoding DUF4879 domain-containing protein has product MFKKAALGISSLAITAFVGLGMATEASAGPAAPLTSLNVVQVESELGGVETINQNSFSTSRNHGGKYLYITTKEMGYGQNPFAKMNGSNVKSIDSTIIGGRPIVGWYYKWDASGHQQGTFEYQKTSINAPFNTMRTSIYIQ; this is encoded by the coding sequence ATGTTTAAAAAAGCAGCACTAGGGATTTCATCGTTAGCAATCACAGCGTTCGTCGGATTAGGAATGGCAACAGAAGCTTCAGCTGGACCAGCAGCACCACTTACTTCACTAAACGTCGTACAAGTAGAGTCTGAGCTAGGCGGGGTAGAAACAATTAATCAGAACAGCTTCAGCACATCGCGTAACCACGGGGGAAAATATTTATATATTACAACGAAAGAAATGGGCTATGGCCAAAACCCATTTGCTAAAATGAATGGTTCTAATGTAAAAAGCATTGATTCCACTATAATTGGGGGAAGACCAATCGTTGGCTGGTATTATAAATGGGATGCTTCTGGACACCAACAAGGAACCTTTGAGTACCAAAAGACATCTATAAATGCACCATTTAATACAATGCGTACGTCAATTTATATCCAATAA
- a CDS encoding GNAT family N-acetyltransferase — MNYKQLLIDNFAYKTSYVAQFVTGTSIKETKDYIAVDCGLPADTFNIITLLNNNLTVGIEKLYKEVDYYNQKKFPMSVWLWDEEQERDIKSELIKIGLKEAEQNIAMVADLKTISPTINMPVSFTIQQASSPGLIKKFGKTLANLFGTSEEGIHVQAFYNQISTLDLWNSENMKLFLGFYEGEVVTVGSLICSKDSIGIYDIATKEEMRGRGFGSIMFNFLLQEAQKFKNTYCVLQASPDGINIYKKSGFQAIGKMTVFENRHLIK; from the coding sequence ATGAATTATAAACAACTACTAATAGATAACTTTGCATATAAAACTTCATATGTTGCGCAATTTGTGACCGGAACGAGTATAAAAGAAACGAAAGATTATATTGCTGTTGATTGCGGATTACCTGCCGATACATTTAATATCATCACTCTACTAAACAATAATTTAACGGTAGGGATAGAGAAATTATATAAGGAGGTAGACTACTATAATCAAAAGAAATTTCCAATGAGTGTTTGGTTATGGGATGAGGAGCAAGAGCGGGATATAAAAAGCGAGTTAATTAAAATCGGTTTAAAAGAAGCGGAGCAAAATATCGCGATGGTAGCAGATTTAAAAACAATTTCTCCAACAATAAACATGCCAGTAAGTTTTACAATTCAACAAGCATCATCACCTGGACTAATAAAAAAATTTGGAAAAACGTTAGCTAATCTATTTGGCACATCAGAGGAAGGTATACATGTACAAGCATTCTATAATCAAATTTCTACTCTTGATTTATGGAACAGTGAGAATATGAAACTATTTTTAGGATTTTATGAAGGCGAAGTCGTAACTGTTGGTTCATTGATATGTTCAAAAGATAGTATTGGTATTTATGACATAGCAACGAAAGAAGAAATGAGAGGACGAGGATTCGGATCTATTATGTTCAATTTCCTTCTGCAAGAAGCACAAAAATTTAAAAATACGTATTGTGTATTACAAGCTTCACCCGATGGAATCAATATTTATAAAAAATCGGGATTTCAAGCTATCGGCAAAATGACTGTATTCGAAAATCGACATTTAATTAAGTAA
- a CDS encoding DUF2306 domain-containing protein, translated as MSIFNILLTIHILFGTICLITGIVAMVAQKKKGKHTEWGEIYHASYVVITLTAIILSIINWDKVAYLFYVAIFSYSFAIYGYLARKKRWKNWLHHHIRGMLGSYIGAVTALLVNVGIHIPIINLLPPIWFWFLPTLIGIPLVASVSKKYKKRS; from the coding sequence ATGAGCATTTTTAACATTCTTTTAACCATACACATCCTATTTGGAACAATATGCTTAATCACTGGTATTGTAGCGATGGTTGCCCAAAAGAAGAAAGGAAAACATACCGAATGGGGCGAAATATATCATGCATCCTATGTTGTCATTACCCTTACGGCAATAATATTATCCATTATCAACTGGGATAAAGTCGCATATTTATTTTATGTAGCAATCTTCTCTTATTCATTTGCGATTTATGGATACCTTGCACGAAAAAAACGTTGGAAAAATTGGCTCCATCACCACATCAGAGGTATGTTAGGTTCTTATATAGGTGCAGTCACCGCACTTTTAGTAAATGTCGGCATCCATATTCCTATTATAAATTTACTTCCGCCAATATGGTTTTGGTTTTTACCCACCTTAATTGGTATTCCCCTCGTAGCCAGTGTATCAAAAAAATATAAAAAGCGTAGTTGA